The Clostridium sp. AWRP genome has a window encoding:
- the ychF gene encoding redox-regulated ATPase YchF: protein MKLGIVGLPNVGKSTLFNAITKAGAESANYPFCTIEPNVGVVSVPDKRLDVLEKMYNSKKKVYTAIEFYDIAGLVKGASKGEGLGNKFLSHIREVEAIVHVVRCFEDDNIVHVDGSVDPIRDIETINLELIFSDLEVMDRRIEKVSKLAKSGDKESKVEYEIMLKVKKHLEEGKPVRTLDLNEDEAELVKSFFLLTTKPVLYVANISEDDLTSGNLENDFVKKVQEYAKVEGSEVVIISAKIEEELSSLEDDERLEMLKEYGLNEAGLDKLINSSYRLLGLMSFLTAGEKEVRAWTIKKGTKAPEAAGKIHTDIQKGFIRAEIVSYDKLVECGSETSAKESGYYRLEGKDYIMQDGDVVNFRFNV, encoded by the coding sequence ATGAAACTTGGAATTGTGGGTTTGCCAAACGTTGGCAAAAGTACCCTATTTAATGCAATAACAAAGGCAGGTGCAGAATCTGCCAATTATCCATTCTGTACTATAGAACCAAATGTAGGAGTGGTTAGTGTACCAGATAAAAGATTAGATGTACTTGAAAAAATGTACAATTCAAAGAAAAAGGTATATACAGCTATTGAATTTTACGATATAGCAGGACTTGTAAAAGGTGCTAGCAAGGGAGAAGGCCTTGGAAATAAGTTTTTATCTCATATAAGAGAAGTAGAAGCTATAGTACATGTGGTTAGATGTTTTGAAGATGATAATATTGTCCATGTAGATGGCAGTGTGGATCCTATTCGTGATATTGAAACCATAAACTTAGAGCTTATATTCTCAGATTTAGAAGTAATGGACAGGAGGATTGAAAAAGTGTCGAAACTTGCGAAAAGTGGAGATAAGGAATCAAAAGTTGAATATGAAATTATGTTAAAAGTAAAAAAACATCTAGAGGAAGGTAAGCCTGTAAGAACTCTAGATCTAAATGAAGATGAAGCCGAACTTGTTAAAAGCTTCTTCTTACTTACAACTAAACCTGTACTCTATGTAGCCAATATTTCTGAAGATGACTTAACTTCCGGAAATTTGGAAAATGATTTTGTAAAGAAAGTACAAGAATATGCAAAAGTGGAAGGCTCAGAAGTAGTAATAATTTCTGCCAAAATAGAAGAAGAACTTTCTTCTCTAGAAGATGACGAAAGACTTGAGATGCTAAAGGAATATGGTTTAAATGAAGCAGGTCTAGATAAATTGATAAACAGCAGCTATAGGTTGCTTGGTCTTATGAGCTTTTTAACTGCTGGAGAAAAAGAAGTAAGAGCATGGACCATAAAGAAAGGCACTAAAGCTCCGGAAGCTGCTGGCAAAATACACACTGATATCCAAAAAGGATTCATACGAGCTGAAATTGTATCCTACGACAAACTCGTGGAATGCGGCTCCGAGACTTCTGCAAAAGAAAGTGGCTACTATAGATTGGAAGGAAAAGACTACATTATGCAGGATGGAGATGTAGTTAACTTTAGGTTCAACGTTTAG
- the mraZ gene encoding division/cell wall cluster transcriptional repressor MraZ, translating into MFLGEYEHSLDSKNRIIIPSKFREELGSKFILTKGLDSCLYAFPLCEWHLLEEKLKKLPLTNKNARVFVRFFFSGANEMEPDKQGRILIPQTLLEYAAINKEIVSIGVSSRIEIWSKENWIEYNNLNINFDNIAEQMNELGI; encoded by the coding sequence ATGTTTTTAGGTGAGTATGAACATTCACTAGATAGTAAAAATAGAATAATTATACCTTCTAAATTTAGAGAAGAATTAGGAAGTAAATTTATTTTGACTAAAGGCTTAGATAGTTGTCTTTATGCTTTCCCACTTTGTGAATGGCATTTACTTGAAGAGAAATTAAAAAAACTCCCACTTACTAATAAAAATGCCAGGGTTTTTGTAAGATTTTTTTTCTCCGGGGCAAATGAAATGGAACCTGATAAGCAGGGCAGGATTTTAATACCCCAGACGCTCCTAGAATACGCAGCTATAAATAAGGAAATAGTAAGTATAGGAGTATCTAGCAGAATAGAGATATGGAGTAAAGAAAATTGGATAGAATACAATAATTTAAATATAAATTTTGATAATATAGCAGAACAAATGAATGAACTTGGAATATAG
- the rsmH gene encoding 16S rRNA (cytosine(1402)-N(4))-methyltransferase RsmH, producing MKFKHVPVLLNETINSLNIKEDGIYVDCTLGGGGHSFEILKRLSDKGRLIGIDEDTSAINATRERLNKFKNITYVHNNFYYIDEILEELKIEKVDGILMDLGVSSYQLDESERGFSYMKDAPLDMRMNRDSSLSAYEVINNYSEENLHNVIKDYGEENFSKRIAKFIVAEREKAPIKTTLQLVDIIRNAIPARFQKEGHPAKRTFQAIRIEVNGELKILNKAVEDSVKRLNTGGRISIITFHSLEDRIIKTKFKKLENPCTCPPDFPICVCGKKPIVKIINKKPIIPTEEEKEKNSRSKSSKLRTAEKI from the coding sequence ATGAAATTTAAACATGTACCTGTACTACTTAACGAGACTATAAATAGCTTAAACATTAAAGAAGATGGAATATATGTAGACTGCACTTTAGGAGGGGGAGGGCATTCCTTTGAAATCTTAAAGAGGTTATCCGACAAGGGAAGGTTAATAGGAATAGATGAGGATACGTCTGCTATAAATGCAACAAGGGAGAGACTAAATAAATTTAAAAATATTACTTATGTTCACAATAATTTTTATTATATAGATGAAATTTTAGAAGAACTTAAAATAGAGAAAGTTGATGGTATACTTATGGATCTTGGAGTTTCGTCTTATCAACTAGATGAATCAGAAAGGGGATTTAGCTATATGAAGGATGCTCCACTTGATATGAGAATGAATAGGGATAGTTCATTATCCGCTTATGAGGTGATTAACAATTATAGTGAGGAAAATCTTCATAACGTTATAAAGGACTATGGAGAGGAAAACTTTTCAAAGAGAATAGCAAAGTTTATAGTAGCTGAAAGGGAAAAGGCTCCTATAAAAACAACATTACAGCTTGTAGATATAATAAGAAATGCAATACCTGCAAGATTTCAAAAAGAAGGTCATCCTGCAAAAAGAACTTTTCAAGCTATACGTATAGAAGTAAACGGAGAACTTAAAATATTGAACAAAGCAGTAGAGGATAGCGTAAAAAGACTGAATACAGGCGGAAGAATATCAATTATAACTTTTCATTCTTTAGAAGATAGAATTATAAAAACTAAATTTAAAAAATTAGAGAATCCATGTACTTGTCCACCAGATTTTCCTATATGTGTGTGTGGCAAAAAACCTATTGTAAAAATAATAAATAAAAAGCCTATAATACCTACAGAAGAGGAAAAAGAGAAAAATTCAAGAAGTAAAAGTTCTAAGCTTAGGACAGCAGAGAAAATTTAG